The following DNA comes from Methanomassiliicoccales archaeon LGM-DZ1.
TCATTGACGACGACCGAATCTCCTTCGCCGACGTTCCATCCGGTCCTCGGAAGGTCCATGTAGAACCTGTTGTACCGGGATTTCCCATGTGCCAGGAACACAGTGTGCCTGCTCCCGCCCGAGACCTCGCCGATCCATCTCTCCACCCTCGGGAAGATTCCGTCTGACGTAGCCTGAGTCGGGAGCGCGAACATTATCCCTCCGACACCGAAACGATGTGCCAGGATTTCTCCGGCAGCGAGAGCGGCCTCGGTCTTGCCCTCGCCCGTGGGGGCCTCGATGACCATTATGCCGGGGGACTGCATCTCGCCTGCGGCCTCGGCCACCGCAGCCTGGAAAGGCCGGGGACTGAACCCGAAACGGTCCTCGAAGATATGCCCGGCATCAGGAGTTTTCCCTGACCAGGCGCTGGTAAGGGACAATTTTTCCGCTGCCGAATCGAGCCTCGAACGGAAGGCATCTCTTCCGGCCTTGGAATCGATATCGTACGGGAACCATTCCTCATTGCTTGATATCCAATCGGCCATTATGACGAGGCCGCTCAGAATAACCTGCGCACAGATATCCAGGCGGGCCCTGATGAGCTCATCTTCATCCGCTCCGGACAGTGATTCCGCATACCTGACGAATTCCTCCTGTACCTCCTTCCATGCAGAGTCGCTGGAACCGATGTTCTTCCTATACGCCATGGAATTTTTCAGGTCTCTTTTCGTGGGGGCCGCACCGTGATGGGCGCCGCAGACGGATGCAAGAGATCTGTCGAACCCCATGCCTTCCAAGATGAGTTCGGATGCTGTCGAATGGGGAACGGCATCAGGCGAGCTCATGAACCTGACCTCGCCACTTTGTGATTGTTGAACGAAGTCCGATCCATTCGCCACTTGGCGGTTTCCATAGCTTACGCTGCCAGTTGACCCGATGATCTCGGCCCGGGATGACCGTTTTCAGGCCGTAATCGCAAGATCCTTCTCGATATCGGCACGCATATTGCCGAAGATCTCCTTGGAAACGGGGTTCCAATTGCTGTAGACGGCCTCTTTCCTGTTCCCGTTCTCCATCATCCTCGTAAGTGTCAAATGGCCCAAAGACCAGACGATGGATTCGGTGTTCGGTTTCTCGATGACGGTCTTCTTCCTTCCCCGTTTGCCCTTTATCCTCTCCCTGCCCTTCATCTCGTATCTCGCCATGGCTATCGCTGTTTCAGAAAGGAGAGCCAGCATCATGGATCCGCGGATGGACGGTTCGCTCCACACCCTCAGAGGTTTGAGCCCCGTGACCCTCTTCAGGGAATGGATCAGGTGCTCCACGGTGGCCCTCGCGCGGTACTTCTCAAGAGCTTCCAATGGTGTCAATTGCTCCGAGGATTCCAGTTTGAAAATCCCTGCACGGGTGCCCATGATCTCCCGGATTATGCCATCCCTCTCACTCTCGTCGAATGCGAATTTCGTCTGAAGGCTCACCTTCACCTCCACATCCGCGAGAACGTTCCTCTTCACCGTTACGAAATCCGATTTTCTGAAATGCCCGTCCTCGTAGGTCCTCACCGCCTCCACCATACGGTCGAAGCTCTTCGATGCGGAATGATACGAACGGTTCCAATTGTCTAAGGAGAAGAACAGATACGTCGTCCTCCCGGAAGAGTCGAAGGTGTGTTTCTTACAACACACCCCTTCCTCCACATACTCCCATTCGCATTCGGGATCGTTTATCCGTTTGTCATCGGATACGTTCATCTTCACCCTCGTGAGATATTTATGCCCCGCATCGACGATGGAATCCAGGATGTCCCCCGATGCACCTCCGTTGTCCACGATTATCCACGAACCCTCCCGTATCATGGAGAAGATGTCCGGGAGCGCATCCCTGTACTGCTCGGGATCGGATGTGTTCCCCTTGTACGCCCTCATGAAGAAAGGGATCTTAGACTTCTGGAGTTCCGCTGTCAGGAACTCCACCTGTTTCCTGCTCTGGTCCCTGAAATCCCTGGGATAACCTACCGCACCCAATTCGGCTTCCGGACCGTTGACCACTACCGCTGAACCGTCGATGTTCACATCGGTGTTCTCGAAATGGTATCTTGCATCGAGCCCTTCCCACAGCTTCACTATGATCTCGTCGCTGTGTTTCCCCAACAGCGATATCGCACGGTTGATGGTCCTCTGCGATAGACCCGAATCCAATCCGAGCTCCTTCCGCACATCCTTGTTCTTCAGCCAATCGGAACACCTGCTCATTGAATTGCTGCCCATGAGGATGTGCGTGCACATCGCCACCAGTATCCTGCTCATGGGGACCCCGCGTCCTTTGAACGTATCCACGAACTCCAGAACGCCTGCAGAACCGAGATAATGCTCCACGGTTTTCACGAGACCGATAGGAACCGATATATTGTCGTTAGGACTGGGAAGTTCCGTCCCAGTCGCGATTAGTTTTTGTGTCACAGCTGAACATCGGACCGGGACACTTTTCGTTTTCGCCTCATGCCCCTGAATCCGTGTTCAGTTTACCCCTGGTGGCGAGGTCAGGCATGAAACCTATGGCCAATCCTAAAATCCGAAGAGATTCGATGATCTCAGGGCACTTGTCTCCGGCCTTCATCTGGAAGGCCGGAGTGGCCTTGCCGATATCGTGGGCTGCAGCGAGGAAGAGCAGGATGTTCCTCGGTCCAGCCGTTGTTCCTGACAGCCCTCCTG
Coding sequences within:
- a CDS encoding HD domain-containing protein yields the protein MNGPDSSDDLKGFPLSEKAGRIWAKLSDDGGTWLQLAVHLRDSANVAGLLWDRWLPESTKSIVSGGLSGTTAGPRNILLFLAAAHDIGKATPAFQMKAGDKCPEIIESLRILGLAIGFMPDLATRGKLNTDSGA